The following are from one region of the Candidatus Eisenbacteria bacterium genome:
- a CDS encoding NADH-quinone oxidoreductase subunit I has translation MGAVAKYFSDVYRALATAFVGLGVTGRNAFTKPTTLEYPDQRWTLPDRYRGILHNRIEDCIGCLACARACPVDCIHIEISKRDKEEYGLTSDGTKITQWIPRFDIDMALCMVCGLCTEVCPTCCLTMTKEYELAVTDKRRMYLEFATERDKEMVRKKMAEKEAAAAAPPATQE, from the coding sequence ATGGGTGCGGTGGCCAAGTATTTCTCGGACGTCTACAGGGCGCTCGCGACGGCCTTCGTCGGGTTGGGCGTGACCGGACGCAACGCCTTCACGAAGCCGACCACGCTGGAGTATCCGGACCAGCGCTGGACGCTGCCGGACCGCTACCGCGGCATCCTCCACAACCGCATCGAGGACTGCATCGGCTGCCTCGCCTGCGCCCGCGCCTGTCCGGTCGACTGCATCCACATCGAGATCTCGAAGCGGGACAAGGAGGAATACGGGCTCACCTCCGACGGGACGAAGATCACGCAGTGGATTCCTCGCTTCGACATCGACATGGCCCTCTGTATGGTCTGCGGCCTCTGCACCGAGGTCTGTCCGACCTGCTGCTTGACGATGACGAAGGAGTACGAGCTCGCGGTGACAGACAAGCGGCGCATGTACCTGGAGTTCGCCACCGAGCGCGACAAGGAGATGGTCAGGAAGAAGATGGCGGAGAAGGAGGCCGCGGCGGCGGCCCCCCCGGCGACCCAGGAATGA
- the nuoH gene encoding NADH-quinone oxidoreductase subunit NuoH, with protein sequence MVFFSLLAVGWMAILALSFVWMERKISARIQSRLGPVYCGGKFGWAQTVADALKLLMKEDLIPRSADRLLFTVAPVIVFLSTLLTFAAIPFGDNLIIANLDIGIFFILAISSLAVIGIIMGGWASNNKWSLYGGMRAASQMISYEIPVALSLIGVIMYSGSLNLLEIGRAQAGGFWHWNLFRSPFLFLGGFVYFTAAIAEANRTPFDLPEAESELVSGFNTEYSGMKFALFFLAEFANLFVISAIASVMFLGAWHSFLPWQILPGPIWFLMKAFSLVVVIMWMRWTLPRLRVDQLMQVCWKYLIPISLVLLVGLGTQMWVFSGR encoded by the coding sequence ATGGTCTTCTTCAGCCTGCTCGCCGTGGGCTGGATGGCGATCCTCGCCTTGAGCTTCGTCTGGATGGAGCGGAAGATCTCCGCGCGCATCCAGAGCCGGCTCGGTCCGGTCTACTGCGGCGGCAAGTTCGGCTGGGCGCAGACGGTCGCCGACGCCCTGAAGCTCCTCATGAAGGAAGACTTGATCCCGCGCTCCGCCGACCGTCTCCTCTTCACCGTCGCGCCCGTCATCGTCTTTCTCTCCACCCTGCTCACTTTCGCCGCGATTCCGTTCGGGGACAACCTGATCATCGCGAACCTCGACATCGGGATCTTCTTCATCCTGGCGATCTCCTCGCTCGCCGTGATCGGCATCATCATGGGCGGCTGGGCTTCGAACAACAAATGGAGCCTCTATGGCGGCATGCGCGCCGCGAGCCAGATGATCTCCTACGAGATCCCGGTGGCGCTGTCGCTGATCGGGGTCATCATGTACTCGGGATCGCTGAACCTCCTCGAGATCGGCAGGGCTCAAGCGGGCGGATTCTGGCACTGGAACCTCTTCCGCTCGCCCTTTCTCTTTCTGGGAGGATTCGTCTACTTCACTGCCGCGATTGCGGAGGCCAACCGGACCCCCTTCGACCTGCCGGAGGCCGAGTCGGAGCTTGTCAGCGGATTCAACACCGAGTACAGCGGGATGAAGTTCGCCCTCTTCTTCCTCGCCGAGTTCGCCAACCTCTTCGTGATCTCCGCGATCGCCTCCGTGATGTTCCTCGGGGCATGGCACTCCTTCTTGCCGTGGCAGATCCTTCCGGGGCCGATCTGGTTCCTCATGAAGGCTTTCTCCCTGGTCGTGGTGATCATGTGGATGCGCTGGACGCTGCCGAGGCTGCGCGTGGATCAGCTCATGCAGGTCTGCTGGAAGTATCTGATCCCCATCTCCCTGGTCCTGCTGGTCGGGCTCGGGACGCAGATGTGGGTCTTCAGCGGGAGATAG
- a CDS encoding NADH-quinone oxidoreductase subunit D, which translates to MKPIAQDLHTEEMLISMGPQHPSTHGVLRLELTTDGEVVRNVRPFIGYLHRCFEKHAEKVGFTGVIPYTDRMDYLAAMNNNHGYVITVEKLLGLEVPERGEYIRVIMAELQRIASHLAAFGTFANDLGAVTPLLYAFREREKIMDIFEMACGARLTYNYYRIGGLSGDLTPEMLAAVRSFLDYFEPKLKEYDDLLSYNKIFIERTAGVGVIPLAMAANYGITGPNLRASGTSWDIRRNDPYSIYDRLEFDIPTGRGLKGEVGDCWDRYMVRMWEMRECVRILRQCLAQIPEGEYINPKTPKAIRPPKGEVYVRVENPRGELGYYLVSDGKPNLYRLKVRSPCFTQLGVLPAITDGVMLADLVAIVGSLDIVLGEVDR; encoded by the coding sequence ATGAAGCCGATCGCGCAAGATCTCCACACCGAGGAGATGCTGATCAGCATGGGGCCGCAGCATCCGTCCACGCACGGAGTGTTGCGCCTCGAGCTCACGACGGACGGGGAGGTCGTACGCAACGTCAGGCCCTTCATCGGGTACCTGCACCGCTGTTTCGAGAAGCACGCCGAGAAGGTCGGCTTCACGGGGGTCATCCCCTATACCGATCGGATGGACTACCTCGCCGCGATGAACAACAACCACGGCTACGTCATCACGGTCGAGAAGCTCCTGGGGCTGGAGGTCCCGGAGCGGGGCGAGTACATCCGGGTGATCATGGCCGAGCTGCAGCGGATCGCGAGCCATCTGGCTGCCTTCGGCACCTTCGCGAACGACCTGGGAGCGGTCACGCCCCTTCTCTATGCCTTTCGCGAGCGAGAGAAGATCATGGACATCTTCGAGATGGCCTGCGGCGCCCGGCTCACCTACAACTACTACAGGATCGGCGGACTGAGCGGCGACCTCACCCCCGAGATGCTCGCGGCCGTCCGGAGCTTCCTCGACTACTTCGAGCCGAAGCTCAAGGAGTATGACGACCTCCTCTCCTACAACAAGATCTTCATCGAGCGGACCGCGGGGGTCGGGGTGATCCCGCTCGCGATGGCGGCGAACTACGGCATCACCGGGCCCAACCTCCGGGCGAGCGGGACGAGCTGGGACATCCGCCGGAACGATCCCTACTCGATATACGATCGCCTCGAGTTCGACATCCCCACCGGGCGCGGGCTCAAGGGGGAGGTCGGCGACTGCTGGGATCGCTACATGGTGCGCATGTGGGAGATGAGGGAATGCGTCCGCATCCTGCGCCAGTGTCTGGCGCAGATCCCGGAAGGGGAATACATCAACCCGAAGACCCCGAAGGCGATCCGGCCGCCGAAGGGGGAGGTCTACGTCCGGGTCGAGAATCCCCGGGGGGAGCTGGGCTACTACCTCGTCAGCGACGGCAAGCCGAATCTCTATCGCCTCAAGGTCCGGTCGCCTTGTTTCACGCAGCTGGGGGTGCTCCCCGCGATCACCGATGGGGTCATGCTCGCGGACCTCGTAGCCATCGTGGGCTCCCTCGACATCGTTCTCGGGGAAGTGGACAGGTAG
- a CDS encoding NADH-quinone oxidoreductase subunit C: MDPARLVEVCMHLRDDQEMRFEWLMCLSGVDYPPETIAVVYHIHSQTHGQKLVLKVLLARSEPRVPSVESVWKMANFHERECYDMFGVDFEGHPDLRRILLPEDWEGHPLRKDYVYPESYRGVTNKA; the protein is encoded by the coding sequence ATGGATCCCGCGCGGCTCGTCGAAGTCTGCATGCATCTGCGCGACGATCAGGAGATGCGCTTCGAGTGGCTGATGTGCTTGAGCGGCGTCGACTACCCGCCCGAGACGATCGCGGTCGTCTATCACATCCACTCCCAGACGCACGGCCAGAAGCTCGTCCTGAAGGTCCTTCTGGCCAGAAGCGAGCCGCGGGTCCCATCCGTCGAGTCGGTCTGGAAGATGGCGAACTTCCATGAGCGCGAGTGCTACGACATGTTCGGCGTCGATTTCGAGGGCCATCCCGATCTGCGGCGGATCCTGCTGCCTGAGGACTGGGAAGGGCATCCGCTGCGGAAGGACTACGTCTACCCCGAGAGCTACCGGGGGGTCACCAACAAGGCCTGA
- a CDS encoding NADH-quinone oxidoreductase subunit B, with protein sequence MSVIENRFEPGVLVTSLDTVINWARRSSLWPMTFGLACCAIEMMCTGFARYDLDRFGSGAFRATPRQSDLMVVAGTVTHLMASRVKLLYEQMAEPKYVISMGSCANAGGPYWEHGYSVLKGVDKIIPVDVYVTGCPPRPEALLDALLYLQNRVIKGRTIARGKAPIFGGGA encoded by the coding sequence ATGAGCGTGATCGAGAATCGATTCGAGCCGGGCGTCCTCGTGACCTCGCTCGACACGGTCATCAACTGGGCCCGCCGTTCGAGCCTCTGGCCGATGACCTTCGGGCTCGCCTGCTGCGCCATCGAGATGATGTGCACCGGCTTCGCGCGCTACGATCTCGACCGCTTCGGCAGCGGCGCCTTCCGCGCCACCCCGCGCCAGTCGGATCTCATGGTCGTCGCCGGCACGGTGACCCATCTGATGGCCTCCCGCGTGAAGCTCCTCTATGAGCAGATGGCCGAACCCAAGTACGTCATCTCGATGGGCTCTTGCGCCAACGCGGGAGGGCCGTACTGGGAGCACGGCTACTCCGTCCTGAAGGGAGTCGACAAGATCATCCCCGTCGATGTCTATGTGACGGGGTGCCCCCCGCGCCCGGAAGCGCTCTTGGACGCGCTCCTCTATCTGCAGAACAGGGTGATCAAAGGCCGGACGATCGCCAGAGGCAAGGCGCCGATCTTCGGGGGAGGGGCCTAG
- a CDS encoding NADH-quinone oxidoreductase subunit A, with the protein MEFHFGAVLTFILVGVAFAVFVLFFSRLLRPAHPTEEKSSIYECGEKPVGSPWIKFNIRFYVVALIFVVFDVEVVLLYPWATIYKEMGALSFIYLLIFLVSLIEALVYVWKKGDLQWVRPSVQRKDVSAAPPETHRAASGARS; encoded by the coding sequence GTGGAGTTTCACTTCGGAGCCGTACTGACCTTCATCCTGGTGGGTGTCGCCTTCGCCGTTTTCGTCCTCTTCTTCTCGAGGCTGCTTCGCCCCGCCCACCCCACGGAAGAGAAGTCATCGATCTATGAGTGTGGCGAGAAGCCGGTCGGGAGCCCCTGGATCAAGTTCAACATACGCTTCTACGTCGTCGCCTTGATCTTCGTGGTCTTCGACGTCGAGGTCGTTCTGCTCTATCCATGGGCCACCATCTACAAGGAGATGGGGGCTCTTTCCTTCATCTACCTGTTGATCTTCCTGGTCAGCCTGATCGAGGCGCTCGTCTATGTGTGGAAGAAGGGCGACCTCCAGTGGGTTCGCCCGAGCGTGCAGCGCAAGGACGTCTCGGCCGCGCCGCCGGAGACCCATCGGGCCGCCTCGGGAGCACGATCATGA
- a CDS encoding DUF3857 domain-containing protein — protein sequence MRSAALWSLIVLLWTLIPGPAVAYEPDEVRAILLNRPLDPPSDARRIVLASRRVIDVQSKGELRTLDHLLWMAGRAGPDDEGRSRWSYRPGIEHVHILEGWIHRNDGVREAIPADEARTGPCAAAGPDGYPGMADFVVSPRPLASGEVVELLVEGTAVALHRVGHYAGEHQFGGADSTIESELVLRYPTDLPPIVWWSGAVPQERRSVLEGVTEARWLLGHLPPGSRTARTVGSILADAPPDTVGPPVLLYAFQNDWERVVATRRRMWLGLFRSTPDTLVSAASAIASSEPEPERRLARVIERIDKDLAEIDLPAARLWFEPGELGRVHARGAAVSRDRAAATAWLLRRVGIRADVVSVPSRRPLIEEMVFPQQLDVWLVLARPAPSVARWLDFRPERERSRPLPMGSGVLWTAGLDEPPLIPFPGLEGERPARPGGDDPGRPDR from the coding sequence GTGAGGAGCGCCGCGCTGTGGAGTCTGATCGTCTTGCTCTGGACGCTCATCCCCGGTCCGGCTGTGGCCTACGAGCCGGATGAAGTCCGAGCCATCCTGCTCAATCGGCCTCTGGACCCCCCTTCCGACGCGCGCCGGATCGTCCTTGCGTCCCGGCGCGTGATCGACGTCCAGTCGAAGGGGGAGTTGCGGACGCTCGACCATCTTCTCTGGATGGCCGGGCGCGCGGGCCCGGACGATGAGGGGCGATCGCGTTGGAGCTATCGGCCCGGCATCGAGCACGTCCACATTCTCGAAGGCTGGATCCACCGGAACGATGGAGTTCGCGAGGCGATCCCGGCCGATGAGGCGCGCACGGGACCTTGCGCCGCCGCGGGACCAGACGGCTACCCGGGAATGGCGGACTTCGTCGTCTCTCCCCGCCCCCTGGCGAGCGGGGAGGTCGTCGAACTCCTGGTCGAGGGAACCGCGGTCGCCCTGCACCGCGTCGGCCACTACGCGGGCGAGCACCAGTTCGGCGGGGCGGACTCCACCATCGAGTCGGAGCTCGTTCTCCGCTACCCGACCGACTTGCCGCCGATCGTCTGGTGGTCGGGGGCCGTGCCGCAGGAGAGACGCTCGGTCCTCGAGGGAGTCACCGAGGCGCGCTGGCTGCTGGGCCATCTTCCCCCCGGATCTCGCACCGCCCGGACTGTGGGCTCGATCCTCGCGGACGCCCCGCCGGACACGGTCGGGCCGCCGGTTCTTCTGTACGCCTTCCAGAACGACTGGGAGAGAGTCGTCGCCACGCGGCGGCGGATGTGGCTCGGGCTCTTCCGGAGCACACCCGACACCCTCGTCTCCGCGGCGAGCGCGATCGCCTCGAGCGAGCCCGAGCCGGAACGCCGGCTGGCGAGGGTGATCGAGCGGATCGACAAGGATCTCGCGGAGATCGATCTGCCGGCCGCACGCCTCTGGTTCGAGCCGGGCGAACTCGGCCGGGTCCACGCGCGGGGCGCTGCCGTCTCGAGGGACAGGGCCGCCGCCACGGCATGGCTCCTCCGGAGGGTCGGGATACGCGCCGACGTGGTCTCGGTTCCGAGCCGGCGACCGCTCATCGAGGAGATGGTCTTTCCTCAGCAGCTCGACGTCTGGCTCGTCCTCGCCCGCCCGGCACCCTCGGTCGCGAGGTGGCTCGACTTCAGACCGGAGCGGGAAAGGAGCCGGCCGCTCCCGATGGGCTCGGGCGTCCTCTGGACGGCCGGGCTCGATGAGCCGCCCCTCATCCCCTTCCCCGGCCTCGAGGGAGAGCGACCGGCCCGGCCAGGGGGAGACGATCCCGGCCGCCCCGACCGCTAG